ATACTTGGAATCGGAATCTCGTCGACTGACGTGGCCGCGCGGGGGCCACCTGAGGAGCAATCACCAATGAACGATGTGGCACGGCGGGTGCTGCTGCGGCGGAACCCGCAGGGTATGCCGGTCGCCGACGACTTCGAGGTACAGCGAGGTCAAGTGCTCGCTGCTGAGCCCGGCGGACGTGGCCACGGACCTCGACCTTGCCGCGCGCAACCGGCCGCCGTCGCTGCAGGAACCAATCGGTGCTCGGCACCATCGTTCCGGCCAGCGAGAGGCGGGAAAGATCAACACGGCAACGAATCGATCGTTGCGGATCCGAGTGTGGTACGGTACCGGGGCTCGAAGGAGGAACTGATGGACGCGAGGGTCGCTTCGGTGGAACGCACCCGGCACTGGGTGCCGATGGCGGGCCGCGTTTGCGTCGAGATGGAGCGGGCCGGCATTCACACCTGGTCGGAGGTGGAGGTGATCCGCGTGACCAGCGCGTCCGGGATCACCGGCTGGGGCGAGACGATCCAGAACTACACCTGGGGCCGCGCCGACATCGACGAGCGGGTGATCGGCCGGTCGCCGTTCGACCTGTACTGGGACGACAGCCTGGGCGCCGGGTTGCAGATGGCGGTGCTCGACCTGGCCGGCAAGCTGGCCGGCGTCCCTGCGCATCGCCTGCTCGGCGCGCAGGTGCGCAGCAACTGCCCGGTGTCGTTCTGGGACCACGACATGTCGCCGGAGAACTACGCGGCGGAGGCGCGCGAGGCGGTGCGTCTGGGCTACACCTGCATGAAGATCAAGACGCGGCCCTGGTGGGACGTGCACGAGACGATCGCGCGCATTTCGGAGGCCACGCCGCCGTGGTTCGCGATCGACGCCGACTGGAACGACTTCCTGCTCGACGCCCCGACCGCGCTGCCGGTGCTGAAGGCGCTGGAGGAGGAGTTCCCGAAGATCAAGATTTACGAGGGGCCGATTCCGGGCGACGACATCGACGGCAACCGGCGGCTGCGCACGGGTCTGCGCACACCGATCGCCCACCACTACGACGAGGCTCGCCGGGGGGCGGCGCGCAGCGAGTATTGCGACGGTTACGTGGTCGGGGGCGGGCTCTCCGCCACCACCCGCGCCGGGCACTTCGCCGGCGAGGCGCGCATGCCGGTCTTCCTGCAGATGGTCGGCACCGGGCTCACGGCCAGCCTGTGCCTGCACCTGGGCGCGGTGCTGGCAGCGGCGCGCTGGCCGGCGGTGACCGTGCACGAGCTGTACGAGCACAACCTGCTGACCGCGCGCATCCCGGTGTCCGGCGGCTACATGGCGGTGCCCGACGCACCTGGGCTGGGGGTGGAGGTGGACGAGGCGGCGCTCGACCGCTACCGCGTCGAGCAGGCCGACCTGGAGCTGCCGCGGCGGCTGATCCGCTACCGGCGGCCGTCCGGGCTGACGGTCGACTTCGCCGCGCAGGCGCTGCCCGGATCGTCGATGTGGAACTACTTCGCCGCCGGCAACCAGCCGGCATACGAGGGCGGCGTGTTCACGGAGCTGGTCGAGGACGACGGCAGCGCGGAGTTTGAGCGCCGGTACCGGCAGGCCACCGCCGCCCCGGTCGTCGGCAGCGCATAGTTCGACCCGCGCTACCGGCAGGCTTCGGGCGCCCCGGTTGTCGGCTCGCGATCGGTAGGGGCCGGCTGCGCGAACGAGTTGGAGCTGCCGAAGTTGCGTGCTCCGCGTGCTTTGCGTGCTCCCGCCTCTTGCGCGGCGAGCCCTTTTGTGCCAGAAAAGGGGCGGGTGGGCTGCGGCCCTTGCCAATCGGCGGGCCGTACACCAGCCGGGAGGTGGTAGCAGTGGCGGAAGCGGATCTTGGGCCGCGCGACGCGCGCGGCGAGTGGCAGCCCGCGGAGTTGATACAGACGCCGCCGGTGTTCGTGTGGCCGCCGCGGCCGAAGGCGTTTCTGAAGTGGCTGTTCGGATTCCCCGGCTACCTGTATCCGTTCAACGCGATCTTCATCGGCGTGAGCTTGGTCGCGTGGCTGTTCCTGACCCCGGAGTTGGAGCGCATGGCGCGCTTCGAGCCGGGCTGGATGATCGGCATCTACCTGCGCAACGTCGGGATCGTGCTGCTGTGGTTCGGCGCCTGGCACCTGCGGCTGTACATCAAGCGGGCACAGGGCACGCACTACAAGTACAACGAGCGCTGGCTCAGCACCCGCAACCGCCGGTTCCTGTTCGGCAACCAGACGCGGGACAATGTGTTCTGGACCCTGGTCAGCGGCGTCGGCATCTGGTCGCTGTTCGAGGCCCTCACGATGTGGATGTACGCCAACGGTCACCTGCCGTACGTCGACTTCCGCACCAATCCGGTCTATTTCGTCCTGCTGCTCGTGGCCGTCGGCCTGATGCGCGAGGTGCACTTCTACTGGGTGCACCGGCTCACCCACTGGAAGCCACTGTACAAGGCGGCCCACTACCTGCATCACAAGAATGTCAACATCGGGCCCTGGTCGGGCCTGTCGATGCATCCGATCGAGCACCTGATCTACTTCACCGGGGTGTTCCTGCACTGGATCATCCCGTCGCATCCGGTGCACGCCATGATGCACCTGATGCACGCGGGACTGTCGCCGGCGCCGGGCCACTCCGGCTTCGACGAACTGGAGTTCGGCACCAAGGGCAAGACGGTACGCAATCCCAACTACTTCCACTACCTGCATCACCGCTACTTCGAGTGCAACTACGGTGGTGACGGGACGGTGCCGATCGACCGCTGGTTCGGCAGCTTCCACGACGGCTCCAAGGAAGCCCACCGCCGCATGCGCGAACGCGCCCACGCCCGCATGCGCGGCCGCCCCGGCGCTCAGGCCGCGTAGCGAGCGCCGGGACGCGCCCGGGCCGGCGGCTGGCAGCCCGTGCCGAAGCCGGCCGCATGCGTGGTGTGACGCCGGGTTGCAGCGCGGGCTGCTACAGCGTCCCGGCGGTGAGCAGCACCTCCATCACGTCGAGCGCCTCGGTCAACGTGGGGTGCGCGGGAGCGTCGCGCCCGGCGAGGCGCTGCAGGAAGCAGTGCGATACCTCCGTGTAGCCCTCCAGCCAGCCGGTGCCGTGGTAGGGCGGCTGCTGCGAGCCGTAGCGCCCGGCGGTGCGGT
This portion of the Spirochaetaceae bacterium genome encodes:
- a CDS encoding mandelate racemase/muconate lactonizing enzyme family protein, with translation MDARVASVERTRHWVPMAGRVCVEMERAGIHTWSEVEVIRVTSASGITGWGETIQNYTWGRADIDERVIGRSPFDLYWDDSLGAGLQMAVLDLAGKLAGVPAHRLLGAQVRSNCPVSFWDHDMSPENYAAEAREAVRLGYTCMKIKTRPWWDVHETIARISEATPPWFAIDADWNDFLLDAPTALPVLKALEEEFPKIKIYEGPIPGDDIDGNRRLRTGLRTPIAHHYDEARRGAARSEYCDGYVVGGGLSATTRAGHFAGEARMPVFLQMVGTGLTASLCLHLGAVLAAARWPAVTVHELYEHNLLTARIPVSGGYMAVPDAPGLGVEVDEAALDRYRVEQADLELPRRLIRYRRPSGLTVDFAAQALPGSSMWNYFAAGNQPAYEGGVFTELVEDDGSAEFERRYRQATAAPVVGSA
- a CDS encoding sterol desaturase family protein encodes the protein MAEADLGPRDARGEWQPAELIQTPPVFVWPPRPKAFLKWLFGFPGYLYPFNAIFIGVSLVAWLFLTPELERMARFEPGWMIGIYLRNVGIVLLWFGAWHLRLYIKRAQGTHYKYNERWLSTRNRRFLFGNQTRDNVFWTLVSGVGIWSLFEALTMWMYANGHLPYVDFRTNPVYFVLLLVAVGLMREVHFYWVHRLTHWKPLYKAAHYLHHKNVNIGPWSGLSMHPIEHLIYFTGVFLHWIIPSHPVHAMMHLMHAGLSPAPGHSGFDELEFGTKGKTVRNPNYFHYLHHRYFECNYGGDGTVPIDRWFGSFHDGSKEAHRRMRERAHARMRGRPGAQAA